The Cytobacillus oceanisediminis genomic interval TTTTCCGGACTCTGCAAGTCTCTTGGTTACTTCAATATCTTCCCGGCTTGGAGTCGGATCACCGCTCGGATGATTATGAATGCAGATAATGGACGCAGCCGATCTGCGAAATGCCTCTTTAAAGACCTCTCTCGGATGAACAATTGAAGCATTCAGGCTTCCAATAAAGATAGTCTGCTTATGCAGCACCTGATTTTTTGTATTTAAATAAAGGCATACAAAATGTTCCTGAGACAGGAATCGCATTTCATGCATAACATAATTTGCTCCATCCTCAGGAGAACGGATAATATATCTGTCGTCATATGTGAGATTGGAAATCCTCCGGCCGATTTCAACTGCTGACAGCAGCTGAATTGCCTTTGCAGATCCTATTCCTTTAATGGCCGTTATTTCATCCAGGGACGCATCCTTTAATAGCCGGAGTCCTTCAAAATGGGTAAGAAGCCTATTCGCTAATTGCAGAACAGATTCATCTTTCGTACCTGT includes:
- the radC gene encoding RadC family protein, which codes for MQTDTLLIKDFPQDERPRERFVQNGPQSLSNHELIAILLRTGTKDESVLQLANRLLTHFEGLRLLKDASLDEITAIKGIGSAKAIQLLSAVEIGRRISNLTYDDRYIIRSPEDGANYVMHEMRFLSQEHFVCLYLNTKNQVLHKQTIFIGSLNASIVHPREVFKEAFRRSAASIICIHNHPSGDPTPSREDIEVTKRLAESGKIIGIDVLDHLIIGENKFVSLKEKGYL